A DNA window from Primulina tabacum isolate GXHZ01 chromosome 12, ASM2559414v2, whole genome shotgun sequence contains the following coding sequences:
- the LOC142520527 gene encoding agamous-like MADS-box protein AGL65 isoform X1 — translation MGRVKLKIQRLENLSSRQVTYGKRRAGILKKAQEISVLCDIDIILLMFSPTGKPSIFRGPRSNIDEMIAKYAQLTPKERAKRRLESLETLKRNFKKLDQDVDIEEFLDASTSSIEEMQNRVRMLRDQLTQVHNRLSWWTNPDKIEDVEHLNQMENSLMESLNRIHMQKQENFGKFPLVPFDCTSQFLNGMHFSTTTTSDQHCQTPTWFPEGERQHMMLKNEAHFLSSRDLECSQDASFPSCSSFFGEVKDDNLDSSRQQKNDAQNSITIDDYTSSALLRLPLIEQFPYHPFGNLSFPDVLEAGREASYLPSAMDYQINGNLELPRSVYNSLQHSLVPTSGSCAISMLNETSYLQPPN, via the exons ATGGGAAGAGTTAAGTTGAAGATACAGAGATTGGAGAACCTGAGCAGCCGGCAAGTTACCTATGGCAAACGGAGAGCTGGAATACTGAAAAAGGCTCAGGAAATTTCAGTGTTGTGTGACATTGATATTATCCTTCTTATGTTTTCTCCTACAGGAAAGCCATCGATTTTTCGAGGACCACGCAG CAACATTGATGAGATGATTGCAAAATATGCTCAACTTACACCGAAAGAAAGGGCTAAAAG GAGGTTGGAGAGTCTTGAA ACACTaaaaagaaatttcaagaagCTTGACCAGGATGTTGATATAGAAGAGTTTCTTGATGCGAG TACATCATCAATCGAG GAAATGCAAAACCGAGTGAGGATGCTGCGTGATCAGCTTACTCAAGTACATAATAGATTAAG CTGGTGGACTAATCCAGACAAAATTGAAGATGTTGAACATCTTAATCAGATGGAGAATTCGCTAATGGAATCTCTCAATAGGATTCACATGCAAAAG caggaaaattttgGGAAGTTCCCACTTGTTCCATTTGATTGCACGAGCCAG TTCCTAAATGGGATGCACTTTTCAACTACAACTACTAGTGATCAGCATTGCCAAACGCCGACATGGTTTCCAGAGGGTGAGAGACAACACATGATGCTAAAGAATGAAGCCCATTTCTTGTCTAGTAG AGATTTGGAGTGCTCCCAAGATGCGTCCTTCCCATCTTGTTCTAGTTTCTTTGGTGAGGTGAAAGACGATAATCTCGACAGTTCAAGACAACAGAAAAATGATGCTCAGAATAGTATTACCATCGACGATTATACAAGCTCCGCTCTGTTGAGACTGCCGCTCATCGAACAATTTCCATATCATCCATTTGGAAATTTAAGTTTTCCTGATGTCTTGGAGGCCGGGAGGGAGGCAAGTTATCTTCCTAGTGCTATGGATTATCAGATAAATGGAAATCTTGAACTCCCGAGATCTGTCTACAACAGTTTGCAACATAGTTTAGTTCCTACTTCTGGTTCATGTGCCATTTCTATGCTGAACGAGACTTCTTATCTTCAG CCCCCAAATTAG
- the LOC142521007 gene encoding thioredoxin-like 1-1, chloroplastic — MSCLKGGFSVSGAGEAIFKNRAQESFRVFSSIGTLQFKESNLNDFWRKSLDVSDRKSTSNLTINAPANYEPINAQPSVCIGKAQRWWEKSLQPNMLEINSAQELVDCLLIAGERLVILDFYSPGCGGCKALHPKICQLAEMNPDSIFLQVNFEQHKIMCRTLHVHVLPFFRFYRGADGRMCSFSCTNATITKFKDALAKHGTDRCSLGPAQGLNESELLALASNGLISKSSLPNPTENDNLESLALDETGAPFALARK; from the exons ATGTCTTGCTTGAAGGGTGGGTTTTCTgtttctggggctggtgaagccATATTCAAGAACAGAGCACAAGAGTCTTTTCGGGTTTTTTCTTCGATTGGAACTCTGCAATTCAAGGAATctaatttaaatgatttttggaggaaGTCCCTTGATGTGTCCGACCGGAAAAGTACGAGCAATTTGACCATTAATGCTCCTGCAAATTATGAACCCATCAAT GCTCAACCATCTGTTTGTATTGGCAAAGCTCAGAGATGGTGGGAAAAATCCCTTCAGCCAAACATGCTGGAGATCAACTCCGCACAAGAACTTGTTGATTGTTTGTTAATTGCTGGCGAAAGATTAGTGATACTTGATTTTTATTCCCCTGGTTGTGGAGGCTGCAAAGCTTTGCATCCTAAG ATCTGTCAACTGGCTGAAATGAACCCAGATTCGATATTTCTCCAGGTTAATTTTGAACAACATAAGATCATGTGCCGTACCCTTCATGTTCATGTCTTGCCCTTCTTTAGATTCTATAGAGGTGCAGATGGGAGAATGTGTAGCTTCAGCTGTACCAATGCAACT ATCACTAAATTCAAAGACGCGCTAGCTAAACACGGGACTGATCGTTGCAGTCTCGGGCCGGCTCAAGGTTTAAACGAATCGGAGCTCTTGGCCTTGGCCTcgaatggtttgatatcaaagaGTTCGTTACCAAATCCAACTGAGAACGATAACCTTGAAAGTTTGGCGCTTGATGAAACCGGTGCACCGTTTGCATTGGCACGGAAATGA
- the LOC142520528 gene encoding chlorophyll a-b binding protein 4, chloroplastic-like, whose product MAAVTTQASVAGFRPCASKTRFLTGSSGKLNREVSVTQAVSSYRSVKVEAKKGQWLPGLASPSYLNGSLPGDNGFDPLGLAEDPENLRWFVQAELVNGRWAMLGVAGMLLPEVFTSIGVINVPKWYEAGKADYFASSSTLFVIEFILFHYVEIRRWQDIKNPGSVNQDPIFKNYSLPPNEVGYPGGIFNPLNFSPSLEAKEKEIANGRLAMLAFLGFIVQHNVTGNGPFDNLLQHLSDPWHNTIIQTFSN is encoded by the exons ATGGCAGCTGTCACCACACAAGCCTCTGTCGCCGGTTTCCGGCCTTGTGCTTCGAAAACCCGATTCCTCACCGGATCATCAGGTAAATTGAACCGGGAAGTCTCCGTGACACAGGCGGTTTCATCCTACAGATCAGTCAAAGTTGAAGCCAAGAAAGGCCAGTGGCTGCCGGGGCTGGCTTCTCCCTCCTACCTTAACGGCAG TCTTCCAGGTGACAATGGGTTTGATCCATTAGGACTAGCAGAAGACCCGGAGAACTTGAGATGGTTTGTCCAGGCTGAGCTTGTGAATGGACGATGGGCAATGCTCGGCGTTGCAGGCATGCTGTTGCCTGAAGTTTTCACGTCGATCGGAGTCATCAACGTTCCGAAATGGTACGAAGCAGGAAAAGCTGATTACTTCGCCTCCTCATCGACCCTCTTCGTCATCGAGTTTATTCTGTTCCACTACGTCGAGATCAGGAGGTGGCAAGACATCAAGAACCCAGGAAGTGTTAACCAAGATCCCATATTTAAGAACTACAGCTTACCTCCCAATGAAGTTGGTTATCCCGGAGGCATTTTCAACCCTTTGAACTTCTCCCCCTCTTTGGAAGCCAAGGAGAAAGAGATAGCCAACG GAAGACTAGCAATGTTGGCATTCTTGGGATTCATCGTGCAGCACAATGTAACTGGAAATGGGCCATTTGACAACCTGTTGCAGCACCTTTCAGACCCATGGCACAACACCATTATCCAGACATTCTCTAATTGA
- the LOC142520527 gene encoding agamous-like MADS-box protein AGL65 isoform X2, with the protein MGRVKLKIQRLENLSSRQVTYGKRRAGILKKAQEISVLCDIDIILLMFSPTGKPSIFRGPRSNIDEMIAKYAQLTPKERAKRRLESLETLKRNFKKLDQDVDIEEFLDASTSSIEEMQNRVRMLRDQLTQVHNRLSWWTNPDKIEDVEHLNQMENSLMESLNRIHMQKENFGKFPLVPFDCTSQFLNGMHFSTTTTSDQHCQTPTWFPEGERQHMMLKNEAHFLSSRDLECSQDASFPSCSSFFGEVKDDNLDSSRQQKNDAQNSITIDDYTSSALLRLPLIEQFPYHPFGNLSFPDVLEAGREASYLPSAMDYQINGNLELPRSVYNSLQHSLVPTSGSCAISMLNETSYLQPPN; encoded by the exons ATGGGAAGAGTTAAGTTGAAGATACAGAGATTGGAGAACCTGAGCAGCCGGCAAGTTACCTATGGCAAACGGAGAGCTGGAATACTGAAAAAGGCTCAGGAAATTTCAGTGTTGTGTGACATTGATATTATCCTTCTTATGTTTTCTCCTACAGGAAAGCCATCGATTTTTCGAGGACCACGCAG CAACATTGATGAGATGATTGCAAAATATGCTCAACTTACACCGAAAGAAAGGGCTAAAAG GAGGTTGGAGAGTCTTGAA ACACTaaaaagaaatttcaagaagCTTGACCAGGATGTTGATATAGAAGAGTTTCTTGATGCGAG TACATCATCAATCGAG GAAATGCAAAACCGAGTGAGGATGCTGCGTGATCAGCTTACTCAAGTACATAATAGATTAAG CTGGTGGACTAATCCAGACAAAATTGAAGATGTTGAACATCTTAATCAGATGGAGAATTCGCTAATGGAATCTCTCAATAGGATTCACATGCAAAAG gaaaattttgGGAAGTTCCCACTTGTTCCATTTGATTGCACGAGCCAG TTCCTAAATGGGATGCACTTTTCAACTACAACTACTAGTGATCAGCATTGCCAAACGCCGACATGGTTTCCAGAGGGTGAGAGACAACACATGATGCTAAAGAATGAAGCCCATTTCTTGTCTAGTAG AGATTTGGAGTGCTCCCAAGATGCGTCCTTCCCATCTTGTTCTAGTTTCTTTGGTGAGGTGAAAGACGATAATCTCGACAGTTCAAGACAACAGAAAAATGATGCTCAGAATAGTATTACCATCGACGATTATACAAGCTCCGCTCTGTTGAGACTGCCGCTCATCGAACAATTTCCATATCATCCATTTGGAAATTTAAGTTTTCCTGATGTCTTGGAGGCCGGGAGGGAGGCAAGTTATCTTCCTAGTGCTATGGATTATCAGATAAATGGAAATCTTGAACTCCCGAGATCTGTCTACAACAGTTTGCAACATAGTTTAGTTCCTACTTCTGGTTCATGTGCCATTTCTATGCTGAACGAGACTTCTTATCTTCAG CCCCCAAATTAG